DNA sequence from the Syntrophorhabdaceae bacterium genome:
CCGTCCATTCCCGACACGTGGGGCAAAGAAAGGAAATATTCGGTCCCGGAACAGAAGGGCAGAGGGTTTTCAAGGAGAAACTCCTTTTCCCTGCCGAACCTTTCAATAACTCCGACCGTCTCTTCCGGCTCGAAGGAGCAGACACTGTATACCATGGCGCCGCCCGATCTGAGATTATCCCATAGACTCCGCATTAAGTCTAATTGATAATTTCCGAATGCGATGACTTCCCGTTCGTCCCTTCGCCACTTTATTTCCGGGTGCTTCCGGACGATGCCCAGAGACGAGCAGGGGGCATCGAGGAGTATGGTATCGAATACCTGTGCCCTGTAAGGGGTTTGGAGCGAATCTCCCTGCACGATAAGGCCGCTTTTCTCCTTCATCTTGCTTATCCGCCCCATATCGTTATCCATGGCGATTACAAGGGTATTCCGGAAGAGGCCGCGGATCTGGCCGGCCTTTGTCCCTACCCCCGCGCACGCGTCGAGCACGGGGCCGCGAGAGGGCGGCAGCGCCTGCGCCACGAGCTGCGATGCCTCATCCTGTACCGATATCAGCCCGTCCAGGAAAAGGGGATCTTTCAGGACGGGTCCCAGCTTATCGACATGGAGGGCCGATTCGAGGTATTTCCCCTCCCTTACGCGCACCCCCTGTGCCTCGAGAAGAGCGACCACTTCCTGTTTCGTGATTCGGGCGAGGTCTATCCGGAGTGTGAAATCGGGAGGCTCGTTGAGGAGGGTAAGAAGCCGGTCCGTTTCCTCATGACCGAACCGCGCCACCCACCGGCTTACGAGCCACCGGGGAAAAGATTTTTCGATGCTGAGGGCCGTCACCGGGTTTTCGGGAAGTACGAGGAGGTCCCTTTCCCTTATAAACCTCCGGAGTACGGCATTCACAAAAGGGGCGGTCCCGGGGCTGAAATGGCGCTTGCCGTATTCCACCGCTTCCATTACCACATGGTAATGGGCCTTTTTCATGTGGGCGATCTGATAAAGGCTTATCCAGAAAAGGTATCGGACGTCCTTTTTCATCTCCCTCTTCACGAGGCGTGCGAGGACCCAGTCGAAATATCCCTTGTGTCTCACCGCTCCGGAAGCCATCGTATAGACGAGTCCCTTCATCGAATCGGGTATGTCCCGGTGGGAAAAAAAGGAATTTATGACGTCGTCGAGGAATGCGCCGGCCTCTACGCGCGCGATGATCTCTATGGAGGCGGACCTCAAGGTCTCGCCGAATTTATCGTCTATAAGCCATATCCTCCAGTCTTTTGATCCTTTCTTCTATGGGAGGATGGGTGCTGAAAAGGGAAAGGAGGCCTTTCGCGCTGAAGGGGTTCACGATAAAAAGGGGCGCCGTGGACGGATTCGCATCGTTCATGGGATGAACCGCCACGCCCGCGTTAAGCTTTTTGAGCGCATTGGCAAGAAACAGGGGATTACCGGCGAGAAGGGCTCCGCCGTCATCGGCGAGGTATTCCCTCGACCGTGAGATGGCGAGTTGAATGAGGGTCGCCGCAACAGCTGCGAAGATCGAGAAAATGATCATGGTGAATATATTCCCCCTCTCGTCATCGCTGCTGCCTCCGCTGAAAATTGCCCCGAAGCGCGCCCAGCTCCCGATCATTGTGATGGCTCCCGCAATAGCAGCAGCCACTGATTGGATAAGGATATCTCTATGCTTTATGTGCGACATCTCATGGGCGAGGACCCCTTCGAGCTCCTCACGGTTGAGGATGCGCATAATGCCGGTAGTGACGGCGACCACGCCGTGAGCCGGGTCTCGCCCGGTGGCGAATGCATTCGGGCTGTCACTCTCGATCATGTATACCCGGGGCATGGGCACAGACGCCTTTTGCGACAGGGAGGCAACGATTCTGTAAAGCTGGGGCGCTTCCGTCTCGCTTACCTGGCGGGCGCCATACATGGCAAGCACGATTTTATCGCAAAACCAGTAGCTTATGAAATTCATTGCAAGGGCTATCACAAAGGCAATCTGGGCTCCCGATGTGCCACCTATAATCCCCCCGAGGGCAACGAGGATAATGGTGAGGACAATCATCAATAAAAAAGTCTTTACCTGGTTCATTGAATTCTCCTGATCATGCCGGTGCGGATGATCTTCCCCTTATGCCCGCCACTTTCCGGGCGGGGTCCGGCTGTGCCGGTCTGCGAAAGCGGGATCCTACCCATAATTAGACTAATATACCGCTTTTGCAAGGTCTTTTCAAGGCACGTCGGTGAACCGGCGGCGCGTTTCGGGCAGGGCGGGCGCGGCAACTCAGATGGACGGGCGGCCTTTCCCGGATGACGTCCGATCCGGAATATCTCTTGCGCCCGTTGCAGGACATGGCATATATTTTGGAGACATGAAAAAAGAGAATGTGATTATTCTTGCGATCCTCTGCCTCATCGTTGGCTTCGTGGCGGGTGTAGGGGCGGGAATCAGGTTTGCCTCGAAGGATGTCCCTTCTCCCGCTGCTGCGACTGCCCCGTCCCAGGGAGAGCTGGTCGTTCCCTCCCCGCCCAATGCCCCTTCCCGGGAGGAGATCGTCGCCCTGGAGGAGCTTATCAGGAAAGATCCGAACAACCTTCAGGCCCTCATCGATCTCGGCAATCGATATTTCGACGCCCAGGCATTTGAGAAGGCTATCGACGCCTATTCAAAGGCCCTTAAGCTCGACCCACGGAATGGGAACGTGAGAACCGACATGGCGATCATGTACAGGGGGCTCAAAGATTATGACAGGGCGGTGAAGGAATTGAAGGAAGCCGCGGCATCGGACCCGTTGCACGTGAACAGCAGGTATAACCTGGGCATCATACTCCTCCACGATAAAAAGGACGCCCAAGGGGCTATTGCGGCCTGGGAAGACTGTCTCAGGGCAGGAGCGAGCGGCGAGGAGGCCGAAAAAATCCGGCACCAGCTGCGGGCTCTGAAGGATATGACTAAATAGCCCTCATACCGTATTGTGTTCCGGCTTCAATGAAAAATACCGGGTTTATTATGGGGAAAATTGCTAGGAAAGAGGCCGGAGGCTCTTTCGCAGGTCCTTGAGGAGATTCGCGAAAAAAGGCTCCGCGCCCTTCTCCAGGATTTCCCGTTTCAGCCTCGTGAGGCTTTCTTCCGAGCGGACGGCCTCTATTGCGGATATGCCGAAGGATTTCTCCACGGCCTCCGTCATCTTCAGATACGCGTAATCAGGTCCATTATTTTCCGCGCTCTTTGCCATGCACTTTACCCATTCCTCATCGTTGATAATGCGCGGGAACGGTCCGATACCCGTGAATAGGGGGTTATGAATGATATCTGTTATTACATTTTGCGCTGATTGTCTCATCTGTTCCATGCCTCATTACCTCCGGTTAACGTTCTTTATGAATTCGCGCTGCCTGATTCGTGACTCCTGCCGATCCTCCGGTTTTCTGCCTTCGGTCACTTAATACTCAAGAACCATGCCATAATCCTCCAATTGTCCCGTACAAAGAAAAGCCAGTGATATCGGTGAAATATATTACGGGTGGCACGGAGGCCGCGGCGCTTGCTGTACTGGAAATCAATAAAGAGTATTGTCTCGCGAGACAATGTCCCACATGACAAGACGGGCTGTTGCCCATTTCGGGCCCCGCCGTTTCTTTCTTTTGTATACGGAAAAAAGACAAAATTGTAATTTGTCCCGGATCACGGGGACCGGTGAAACATACCAGGAGCCTTCCCTCAAGCTGTAAAAGGACCGTGATAATAAATAGTTATAAGTGCCCCCCCATGCCTTCGAAATAAGAGGGGGAGGACCGTCCGAGAATCGGGAA
Encoded proteins:
- a CDS encoding transcription antitermination factor NusB, which codes for MRSASIEIIARVEAGAFLDDVINSFFSHRDIPDSMKGLVYTMASGAVRHKGYFDWVLARLVKREMKKDVRYLFWISLYQIAHMKKAHYHVVMEAVEYGKRHFSPGTAPFVNAVLRRFIRERDLLVLPENPVTALSIEKSFPRWLVSRWVARFGHEETDRLLTLLNEPPDFTLRIDLARITKQEVVALLEAQGVRVREGKYLESALHVDKLGPVLKDPLFLDGLISVQDEASQLVAQALPPSRGPVLDACAGVGTKAGQIRGLFRNTLVIAMDNDMGRISKMKEKSGLIVQGDSLQTPYRAQVFDTILLDAPCSSLGIVRKHPEIKWRRDEREVIAFGNYQLDLMRSLWDNLRSGGAMVYSVCSFEPEETVGVIERFGREKEFLLENPLPFCSGTEYFLSLPHVSGMDGFFIAKLRKP
- the htpX gene encoding zinc metalloprotease HtpX — translated: MNQVKTFLLMIVLTIILVALGGIIGGTSGAQIAFVIALAMNFISYWFCDKIVLAMYGARQVSETEAPQLYRIVASLSQKASVPMPRVYMIESDSPNAFATGRDPAHGVVAVTTGIMRILNREELEGVLAHEMSHIKHRDILIQSVAAAIAGAITMIGSWARFGAIFSGGSSDDERGNIFTMIIFSIFAAVAATLIQLAISRSREYLADDGGALLAGNPLFLANALKKLNAGVAVHPMNDANPSTAPLFIVNPFSAKGLLSLFSTHPPIEERIKRLEDMAYRR
- a CDS encoding tetratricopeptide repeat protein; amino-acid sequence: MKKENVIILAILCLIVGFVAGVGAGIRFASKDVPSPAAATAPSQGELVVPSPPNAPSREEIVALEELIRKDPNNLQALIDLGNRYFDAQAFEKAIDAYSKALKLDPRNGNVRTDMAIMYRGLKDYDRAVKELKEAAASDPLHVNSRYNLGIILLHDKKDAQGAIAAWEDCLRAGASGEEAEKIRHQLRALKDMTK